The following coding sequences are from one Oncorhynchus nerka isolate Pitt River linkage group LG6, Oner_Uvic_2.0, whole genome shotgun sequence window:
- the LOC135572177 gene encoding patched domain-containing protein 3-like, with the protein MPSCHTDCIEKSVSNWFHKLGGFVGRNPWWFLLVPLFISAGLGAGFYFLEEREAHGIEDQFTPKDGPAKQERHFVKEHFPQNDSEFSRLRLYNEGSYGSFIAVSKSSDILSEKAFEEIIYLDGTVREMVGQKGKTYEKLCAMKSNRCFSNDMLDIINGTASTINKANLTFPYHNSTSNTIFLGTQLGGVVLNSSIIVSAKAVRLFYFLRENNEAENDDWLHGFTQVFSNLSDELNKRQIQVSYFTSNSREEEFKENSKSVIPLFSVTYFLAISFSIISCLRLDCVRNKVWVAIFGALSAGLAVLSSFGLLLLCGMPFAMTVATAPFLILGIGVDDMFIMISCWQQTQVHDNVEDRMAATYKEAAVSITITTLTDALAFYIGLLTPFRSVQSFCMYTGTAVLFCYLYNITFFGAFLALNGSREKGNRHWLTCMKVPEPEDSPEKYNICCVGGAYDQETGKEEVMPINNFFKMYYGPFLTNTWTKVFVILLYAGYLGSSIYGCFQIQEGIDLKNLAADSSYVGSYYDNEDQYFSEYGPNVMVVVTDSKFQYWDQTARKRLDTCLKRFESLTLDGRSLVAKDMTLSWLNEYVKVINPNNKTIFMDSLPAFLQRSDFRQDVNISNKVIIASRMFIQTINVSTAVDEKNMLNKLRETANGCSEKLVVYHPAFIYFDQYAVIVSNTIQNIVVATLAMLVISLMLIPNPICSLWVTFAIASVIVGVAGFMALWDVNLDSVSMINLVICIGFSVDFSAHISYAFVSSKEVTANKKAVDAVYHLGYPIIQGAVSTILGVVVLSAAESYIFRTFFKIMFLVILFGVLHGIVFIPVFLTFFGICNFN; encoded by the exons ATGCCTTCGTGTCACACAGACTGCATTGAAAAATCAGTGTCAAATTGGTTTCATAAACTTGGAGGTTTTGTTGGGAGAAATCCATGGTGGTTTCTACTTGTCCCGTTGTTCATCTCTGCGGGGCTTGGGGCAGGATTTTACTTCCTTGAAGAGAGAGAGGCGCATGGCATAGAGGACCAGTTTACTCCAAAGGACGGGCCTGCAAAACAGGAGAGACATTTTGTCAAAGAACATTTTCCTCAGAATGATTCAGAGTTCTCTCGTTTGCGGCTGTATAACGAGGGGAGCTATGGGTCTTTCATCGCTGTTTCAAAGTCATCCGATATCTTGAGTGAGAAGGCATTTGAGGAGATCATATATTTAGATGGAACAGTTAGAGAGATGGTAGGCCAAAAAGGAAAAACCTATGAAAAACTTTGTGCCATGAAAAGTAACAGGTGCTTTTCAAATGACATGTTAGATATCATTAATGGTACAGCTAGTACAATTAACAAGGCAAACTTGACCTTTCCTTATCATAATTCAACATCAAACACCATCTTTTTGGGGACACAACTTGGTGGAGTAGTTTTGAATTCAAGTATCATCGTTAGTGCAAAGGCTGTTCGACTCTTCTACTTTCTCAGAGAAAACAACGAGGCAGAAAATGATGATTGGCTACATGGGTTTACTCAAGTGTTTTCCAACTTGTCAGATGAATTGAATAAG CGGCAAATTCAAGTTTCATACTTCACATCTAATTCTAGAGAGGAGGAGTTTAAGGAAAACTCCAAATCTGTGATTCCTCTCTTCTCCGTCACATACTTCCTGGCCATAAGTTTTTCAATTATATCTTGCTTGAG GTTGGACTGTGTGAGGAACAAGGTGTGGGTGGCCATCTTTGGTGCTCTATCTGCAGGCCTAGCTGTGCTGTCCAGTTTCGGGTTGTTGCTGCTCTGTGGAATGCCCTTTGCCATGACTGTTGCAACGGCTCCTTTCTTAATACTGG GAATTGGTGTTGACGACATGTTCATCATGATTTCCTGCTGGCAGCAGACTCAAGTTCATGACAACGTAGAGGACCGTATGGCAGCTACATACAAAGAGGCAGCTGTCTCTATCACCATCACAACACTAACTGATGCCCTGGCCTTCTATATTGGTCTGTTAACTCCCTTTCGTTCTGTACAATCCTTTTGTATGTATACTGGCACAGCTGTCCTGTTCTGTTACTTGTACAATATTACCTTCTTTGGTGCATTTCTGGCATTGAATGGGAGTCGTGAAAAGGGCAACAGACACTGGCTGACATGCATGAAGGTTCCAGAACCAGAGGATAGTCCTGAAAAGTACAATATCTGCTGTGTAGGAGGAGCTTATGACCAGGAAACGGGAAAAGAGGAAGTTATGCCCATTAACAACTTCTTTAAGATGTACTATGGGCCATTTCTAACAAATACTTGGACCAAGGTGTTTGTGATCCTGCTCTATGCTGGATATTTGGGCTCAAGTATCTATGGTTGCTTCCAAATACAAGAAGGCATAGACCTTAAAAACCTAGCAGCTGATAGCTCATATGTGGGTAGCTATTACGATAATGAGGACCAATACTTTTCAGAGTATGGTCCAAATGTTATGGTTGTTGTGACTGACAGTAAGTTTCAATATTGGGACCAAACTGCTCGAAAGCGTCTTGATACTTGTCTTAAACGTTTTGAGAGTCTAACGTTGGATGGTCGATCATTGGTTGCTAAAGATATGACTCTTTCTTGGCTTAATGAATATGTGAAAGTTATAAATCCAAATAACAAAACCATTTTCATGGATAGTTTACCTGCGTTTTTACAACGATCAGACTTCAGACAAGATGTGAATATTTCAAACAAAGTCATAATTGCCTCGCGAATGTTTATTCAGACAATCAACGTCAGTACAGCTGTTGATGAAAAGAACATGTTGAATAAGCTTCGAGAGACCGCTAATGGTTGTTCAGAAAAGTTGGTTGTTTACCACCCAGCTTTCATATACTTTGACCAGTATGCAGTCATTGTTAGTAATACCATCCAAAACATTGTAGTTGCCACTCTTGCCATGTTGGTGATCTCCCTCATGTTGATCCCCAACCCCATATGTTCTCTGTGGGTGACCTTTGCTATTGCCTCTGTCATAGTGGGTGTTGCTGGTTTCATGGCATTATGGGATGTCAATCTAGACTCTGTATCCATGATCAATCTTGTCATCTGCATTGGTTTCTCAGTGGATTTTTCTGCTCACATTTCCTATGCTTTTGTCTCTAGCAAAGAGGTCACTGCTAATAAGAAGGCTGTAGATGCTGTCTATCACTTGGGGTATCCCATCATACAGGGAGCTGTGTCTACTATTTTaggagtggtggtgctgtctgctGCTGAGAGCTACATCTTCAGAACCTTCTTTAAGATCATGTTCTTGGTCATTTTGTTTGGGGTACTTCATGGCATCGTTTTCATCCCTGTGTTTCTGACCTTCTTTGGCATATGCAATTTTAATTGA